Within the Oncorhynchus keta strain PuntledgeMale-10-30-2019 unplaced genomic scaffold, Oket_V2 Un_contig_14158_pilon_pilon, whole genome shotgun sequence genome, the region ATCACAGTGACCAGCTACAGGGAACTGCTCAAATAAAAGGACACACCAGTAAATGAGGGTACTTATTGGCAGCTCTTATGGTGTGGAGGTGCATTTTCCTGGCATGGTTTAGGTCcactcaaccccatagaggacaAGGTCAACTCCAGTAAATACACAGCTATTCTGAGTGATCCCCTGCTACCTACTGTAGGGTGAAACAGATCTACCTTGATGGgagtggtctcttccaggatgACAATgaccccatccacagggcacgagtggtcacaaTGGTTTGATGAGTATGAAAACTATGTAAACCATATACCAtggctgtctcagtcaccagatctcaacccaattgaacaatTATGGGATATTCTGGAGCGgagcctgagacagcgttttccatcaccatcaacaaaacaccaaatgatggaatttctggTGGAAGAATGATGTCGCATCCCTCcaagagttccagacacttagaatctataccaaggtgcattgaagcggttctggctcgtggtgcccaGTGAcctattaagacactatgttggggtttcctttatcttggcagttacctgtatgctTGCAAATGGGTAGCAGTCCAAATGGGGTTCTATGGCAACTGGGTAGCAGTCCAAATGGGGTTCTATGGCAACTGGGTAGCAGTCCAAATGGGGTTCTATGGCAACTGGGTAGCAGTCCAAATGGGGTTCTATGGCAACTGGGTAGCAGTCCAAATGGGGCTATATAGCAACTGGTACAATCAAAATAACACTACTCAGTACTGGTATCTAAACAGCAACAAAATCACATAGCATTTTGCACTTATAAACACACAAAGACACCTTTAACTATGCACTGTAGGAAAATAAAGGTGCATCCTCATTCATTAGACAGATACACAAAATAGTTTGTTTGGCAGGAGGTCAATGGTTTGCAACATTCAGGTGAACCTTGAGAACATAATCTTCACTTCCTGAAATGGAATCAGCCATGTTAGTCAAAAAATGTAGCTAAACACTCTCACCGGCTCTATCCCATACGCTTGCTGGCACAGACAGAGTAACGTTGTTGGCTGAAATACAGTGGAAGTCCAAAGTCCATCAGAAAGACAAATACTTTTCTTTAAAAAGCATAAAAAAACATGTCAGTCTATCCTCCTCTGAGCAGGGCGATTCTTGTGGTGACCACAGAAAGGCCATAGTCCTGTTTGGCTAAATAGATCCTGCAGACGTCAGGAAGAGCCTCTCTGCTCTCTATTAGGGTCCGCTCTCAGGTTTGTCAGGAACAGCCTCTCTGCTCTCTATTAGGGTCCGCTCTCAGGTTTGTCAGGAACAGCCTCTCTGCTCTCTATTAGGGTCCGCTCTCAGGTTTGTCAGGAAGAGCCTCTCTGCTCTCTATTAGGGTCCGCTCTCAGGTTTGTCAGGAAGAGCCTCTCTGCTCTCTATTAGGGTCCGCTCTCAGGTTTGTCAGGAAGAGCCTCTCTGCTCTCTATTAGGGTCCGCTCTCAGGTTTGTCAGGAAGAGCCTCTCTGCTCTCTATTAGGGTCCGCTCTCAGGTTTGTCAGGAACAGCCTCTCTGCTCTCTATTAGGGTCCGCTCTCAGGTTTGTCAGGAAGAGCCTCTCTGCTCTCTATTAGGGTCCGCTCTCAGGTTTGTCAGGAAGAGCCTCTCTGCTCTCTATTAGGGTCCGCTCTCAGGTTTGTCAGGAAGAGCCTCTCTGCTCTCTATTAGGGTCCGCTCTCAGGTTTGCCAAGTGCTCCATTGGAAACAGGTTACGCTGCAGTGACTGCTTTTGATTTGGGATGAAGGTTTGTCAGGAGGATGGAagcctctctgttctccatgcTCTACAGGTTTGTTAGGAAAACTGCCTCTCTGTTCTATTAGGTCCAGAGAGGTGAAGGTGGTTAGTTCCAGAGAGGTGAAGGTTGGTTAGTTCCAGAGAGGTGAAGGTGGTTAGTTCCAGAGAGGTGAAGGTGGTTAGTTCCAGAGAGGTGAAGGTGGTTAGTTCCAGAGAGGTGAAGGTGGTTAGTTCCAGAGAGGTGAAGGTGGTTAGTTCCAGAGAGGTGAAGGTGGTTAGTTCCAGAGAGGTGAAGGTGGTTAGTTCCTGTTAGTTCTACAAGTCCAGAGAGGTGAAGGTGGTTAGTTCCAGAGAGGTGAAGGTGGTTAGTTCCAGAGAGGTGAAGGTGGTTAGTTCCAGAGAGGTGAAGGTCAGTTCCAGAAGTGAAGATCAGTTCCAGAAGTGAAGATCAGTTCCAGAAGTGAAGGTCAGTTCCAGAAGTGAAGGTCAGTTCCAGAAGTGAAGGTCAGTTCCAGAAGTGAAGGTCAGTTCCAGAGAAGCTATTGCATTGCAGATATGGTGATAGCTTCATTAACTGGGTACTTACTTGGTAGGCAGCAGCTATAACATGCTCTTGCAGCCGTTGGCACTGGGTCCTTTTGACCTCATCTTATCCTGGACCGGCCCTGACTACAGGACAGGAAGATAACGACTGTTAAGAGTTTCTACAGATACTTAGTCATTTTCATATCAAGAAGGCAGGTCATGACCTCTTCATGATAACATATGGATGGAGAGGCAGGATCCGAAGCCAGAATTAGAACTATGTTTCTATACTGTATCATTGTATGTAACATATTTAACAGTGTTTCTGTGGGGTTCATATGAAACATGATCCCATTTGGACTGCTGACAACATTTGATCCATTTGGCCAGCAGCATTACTCATAACCTACGTCTTTACATAATGTTAGTGACCATATGATGGGATGGAGTGAGGAGGAATGGGACTTGCTTTAGGCTGTGGGTTTTTTTCTTTACTTTTTAAAACGACGCAGTTCAGAGTTGAACGAACGCACAGGTGTGGATCAATCATTCTGACGTAAAGCGTTGCAGGAAAGGCACGTGCTTGACGAGCACTAGAATAACTACAGTCTGACAGCTATGGGTCATAAcagaacaatggacattagagggTTACGCAATACCAGTTGAGGAAATGGAATTATGTAACACAGAGGGCAGAAACATGTTTCAGCAACATACTCCTCCTCCACCTGACTGTTCTCAGACCACGTCATGATACAATGTGCAAATGTatcatttcatttaaaaaatctgtTGACTTCCGCAATTGGAGGTCATGATCACGACGGAACAGTCAGTTGTTTAGTGAGAGATTTGAGTCATTTCGATTTACAGTAGTccatacatttgagtcatttagcggAGCGATTTACAGTAGTccatacatttgagtcatttagcggAGCGATTTACAGTAGTccatacatttgagtcatttagcgaTTTACAGTAGTCCATACattggagtcatttagcagagcgacatacagtagtccatacatttgagtcatttagcagagcgacatacagtagtccatacatttgagtcatttagcagagcgacatacagtagtccatacattggagtcatttagcagagcgacatacagtagtccatacatttgagtcatttagcagagcgacatacagtagtccatacatttgagtcatttagcagagcgacatacagtagtccatacattggagtcatttagcagagcgaCATACAGTAGTCCATACATTGTAGTACTGATAGCATCAACATCATGTAATAAATTCAGAAATGGACTATCACTCAGTTTAACCTACCACTTTCCATACAGTGAATTAAACAGTGACCAGACTAGTGATTGGCTAGTCTTCTGATAGTACTGTACACAGCTTTATCAATCATAGCGTAACAGGTTTCAAACTAAAGTTAATATTCATATCCTACTAATAGGTGAATGAATTGAGAAACAATTCCCAGCGTTTCTACATTTCCTCTCATTCCCTGTCCAACGTGACTGTATTCCGTAGGAAACCAGGCCAACATTCCTAGCGGCAGGTTGGAAGCTGCAAAGCCCAGCCCATGTTCTGAGGAGTAACACACACTACCTTCACAATATCTCTACACATTTTAACACACACCAGCCCCAGTCAGTCTAGGTATCATCTCTCTTACCGGGGCCCGGCCCTCTGCCATCTCCCCAGAGCCAATGTGTGTCAAGTGGACAAAGTTTGTGGGCTCGCCGATCATGCTGCGGTCGATTTTCCTGCGCTTCTTCCTCTGGAAATAATAGAAAATATATAGAAATAGAAAATGGGGACTTAGACAGATATTATGCAATTAAGCCCAGTGGAGGTACagacttttacacacacacacacacacacacacacacacacacacacacacacacacacacacacacacacacacacacacacacacacacacacacacacactgcattttgTAACCAGAATGGGATGATCTTCGATAAGAGTTTTGATCTTCTACTTGTTATTTCATACTCAATGGCAGCAGGTCAGACACCTAGCGGCGGGTCAGGACTCTAGCGGCGGGTCAGGACTCTAGCGGCGGGTCAGGACTCCTAGCGGCGGGTCAGGACTCCTAGCGGCGGGTCAGGACACCTAGCGGCGGGTCAGACCTAGCGGCGGGTCAGGACTCCTAGCGGCGGGTCAGGACACCTAGCGGCGGGTCAGGACTCCTAGCGGCGGGGGACTCCTAGCGGCGGGACAGGACACCTAGCGGCGGGTCAGGACTCCTAGCGGCGGGTCAGGACTCCTAGCGGCGGGTCAGGACTCCTAGCGGCGGGTCAGGACTCCTAGCGGCGGGTCAGGACACCTAGCGGCGGGTCAGGACTCAGCGGCGGGTCAGGACTCCTAGCGGCGGGTCAGGACTCCTAGCGGCGGGTCAGGACTCCTAGCGGCGGGTCAGGACTCCTAGCGGCGGGTCAGGACTCCTAGCGGCGGGTCAGGACTCCTAGCGGCGGGTCAGGACACCTAGCGGCGGGTCAAGACTCCTAGCGGCGGGTCAGGACTCCTAGCGGCGGGTCAGGACACCTAGCGGCGGGTCAGGACTCCTAGCGGCGGGTCAGGACTCCTAGCGGCGGGTCAGGGCGCCAGCGGCGGGTCAGGCAGCCTAGCGGCGGGTCAGGCCGTCTAGCGGCAGGTCAGGCCGCCTAGTGGCGGGTCAGGCCGTCTTGCGGCAGGTCAGGCAGCCTAGTGGCGGGTCAGGCCGTCTAGCGGCAGGTCAGGCAGCCTAGCGGCGGGTCAGGCAGCCTAGTGGCGGGTCAGGCAGCCTAGTGGCGGGTCAGGCCATCTTGGGGCAGGTCAGGCCGTCTAGCGGCGGTTAAGAGATttgggctagtaactgaaaggtcgctggttcga harbors:
- the LOC127918427 gene encoding CDC42 small effector protein 1-like; the encoded protein is MSEFWHKIGCCVVAKPPPRKKRRKIDRSMIGEPTNFVHLTHIGSGEMAEGRAPSGPVQDKMRSKGPSANGCKSML